A stretch of Arachis hypogaea cultivar Tifrunner chromosome 15, arahy.Tifrunner.gnm2.J5K5, whole genome shotgun sequence DNA encodes these proteins:
- the LOC112751282 gene encoding protein IQ-domain 26 — MGRATRWLKNLFGIRRDKEQQHKQENSNYGDPRSMKFSSSSSTTSAAQRNSSNSRVLCHNPATIPPNISPAEAAWLQSFYNETEKEQNKHAIAVAAATAAAADAAVAAAQAAVAVVRLTSHGRGTMLGAGHEICAATKIQTVFRGYLARKALRALKGLVKLQALVRGYLVRKQATATLHGMQALIRAQATVRSQKKSQAFMAGKNDSYRSQIRARRSMERFDDTRSEYTAPTHSRRLSSSFDATINNNNSFDGSPKIVEVDTGIRPKSRSRRTNTSMSDFGDDPSFQTISSPLPIPCRTPGRLSIPDHSDWGLTGEECRFSTAQSTPRFATSTCSCGSVAAMTPKSVCNESFFYGNYPNYMVSTQSFKAKLRSHSAPKQRPEPGGARKRLTLNEMMESRNSLSGVKMQRSCSQIQEAINFKNAVMGRLHTRDADRNHFQKRRW; from the exons ATGGGGAGAGCCACAAGGTGGTTGAAGAACTTGTTTGGGATAAGAAGAGACAAAGAACAACAACACAAACAAGAAAACTCAAACTATGGAGACCCCAGAAGCATGAaattctcttcatcttcttctactacttctgcTGCTCAAAGAAATTCAAGTAATTCTAGAGTTCTGTGTCACAATCCAGCTACCATTCCACCAAACATTTCTCCAGCTGAAGCAGCTTGGTTGCAATCTTTCTACAATGAGACAGAGAAGGAGCAGAACAAGCATGCCATTGCTGTTGCTGCTGCTACTGCAGCTGCAGCTGATGCTGCTGTGGCAGCAGCACAGGCTGCAGTTGCAGTGGTTAGGCTCACCAGCCATGGAAGAGGTACCATGCTTGGTGCTGGACATGAGATTTGTGCTGCCACCAAGATTCAGACAGTGTTTAGAGGCTACTTG GCAAGGAAAGCACTGAGAGCCTTAAAGGGATTGGTTAAGTTACAGGCACTTGTCAGAGGGTATTTAGTGAGGAAGCAAGCAACAGCAACACTGCATGGAATGCAGGCACTTATCAGAGCTCAAGCCACAGTGAGGTCTCAGAAAAAATCTCAAGCATTCATGGCCGGAAAGAATGATTCATATAGGTCTCAAATCCGTGCACGAAGATCCATG GAGAGATTTGATGACACTAGGAGTGAGTACACAGCTCCAACTCATAGTAGAAGGTTATCATCTTCATTTGATGCcacaattaacaacaataacaGTTTTGATGGTAGCCCCAAAATTGTGGAAGTGGACACTGGTATTAGGCCTAAGTCAAGGTCCCGGAGAACCAACACATCAATGTCGGATTTTGGTGACGACCCTTCGTTCCAAACAATTTCCTCTCCCCTTCCAATCCCATGTCGGACACCAGGGCGCTTGTCCATACCGGATCATTCGGATTGGGGGCTGACAGGGGAAGAGTGCAGATTCTCAACTGCACAAAGCACTCCAAGGTTTGCAACAAGCACTTGTAGTTGTGGATCAGTTGCAGCCATGACACCAAAGAGTGTGTGCAATGAGAGCTTTTTCTATGGGAATTATCCGAATTACATGGTGAGCACGCAGTCTTTCAAGGCAAAGTTGAGGTCTCATAGTGCTCCAAAGCAAAGGCCAGAGCCAGGGGGTGCAAGGAAGAGGCTTACCCTGAATGAGATGATGGAATCTAGGAACAGTTTGAGTGGGGTTAAGATGCAGAGGTCATGCTCACAGATTCAAGAAGCCATTAACTTCAAGAATGCTGTGATGGGTAGGCTTCACACTAGGGACGCAGACAGAAACCACTTCCAAAAGAGGAGGTGGTAA
- the LOC112749246 gene encoding pentatricopeptide repeat-containing protein At3g56030, mitochondrial-like produces the protein MVGGKQGNFSGDFHALHDALNKRIQDNCFNTKSTFDFVTDETFSSSLLNHLLQTLSTFNRGITRKNAFDFLITHLCKLKCIDDALHIIEYMARTDARGCRPSTTTFYPVLNILSRQKVINHARRVVDFMSMLGVNLDLTGHNYFLVAHCYAGDMVAAAGVLKKMEEDGIGLYSTHMFVIRGLLQMLLSAFWGIRCRFDD, from the exons atgGTGGGTGGGAAACAGGGGA acTTCTCCGGCGACTTTCATGCTCTCCACGATGCCCTCAACAAGCGCATCCAAGACAATTGCTTCAACACGAAGTCCACCTTCGACTTTGTCACCGACGAAACCTTCTCCTCTTCCCTCCTCAACCACCTCCTTCAAACCCTATCCACCTTCAACCGCGGCATCACTCGCAAGAACGCGTTCGATTTCCTCATCACGCACCTCTGCAAGCTCAAGTGCATCGATGACGCGCTCCACATCATCGAATATATGGCACGTACCGACGCCAGAGGCTGCCGCCCCAGTACGACCACCTTCTATCCCGTCCTGAACATCCTATCGCGCCAGAAAGTCATAAACCACGCGCGGCGCGTGGTGGATTTCATGTCCATGCTTGGCGTGAATCTGGATCTGACGGGACACAACTACTTTCTCGTTGCACACTGCTACGCTGGAGACATGGTTGCCGCTGCCGGAGTTTTGAAGAAGATGGAGGAAGATGGGATTGGTTTGTATTCAACACACATGTTTGTAATTAGGGGTTTGTTGCAGATGTTGCTCTCTGCGTTTTGGGGTATTAGGTGCCGTTTTGATGATTAA